The genomic segment AATCCTGAGTGAAGGTCAGACGTGTGAACATATATATTGGATAGTAAAGGGATTGGCACGTCAGTTCTACTTTAAGAACGGCAAGGAACTGACAGAGTATATGGCCACCGAGAACACCATCATGATGAGTATCGAGAGCCTGTTCAAAGAAAAACCCTCTATGCAGGTTATCCAGGCACTGGAGCCCACGCTCATCTACGCCATGCCGAAGAAAGAACTCGAAGCTGTGGCCATGCGTAGCGTAAACATCCAGATCCTCTATCGAAAGATTCTGGAGGAGTCGCTCATCATCAGTCAGCAGCATGCCGATATGCTGCGTTTCGAGAGTGCTCAGGACCGTTATCAGAAGTTGGTTAAGAGCTGTCCGCAGTTGGTGCTGCGTGCTCCGCTGGTTTATATCGCCAGCTATCTGCAGATGACCCCCGAGACGCTGAGTCGTGTGCGCACGGCCGTGTTGATGAACTCGTAAGGTCTATCCCCAAATAATAAAAAAGGCTCCAAATCTGGAGCCTTTTTTTATATGAATACCTTTTTTATTTGTATAAGAATCGTTTGATACTCTTCTTAGGAGTCTTCTCAAACTCTTCCTCGTGAATTTCCACCTCGGCAATCTTCTCGTAGGCAGGCAACATCTGGTTCAGCGTGTCACGGTTCTGCTCCATGATGCCCTGCAGGTCTTCCTTCGTAAAGCCCATGGCCTTCGCCTCGTCAAGGTCAGGATGAACCAGAGCCACCAGCTTGGTATCACGCTGCACCACCAGACTCTCAACCACCATGGTCATCGAGTTCAACTTATCCTCAATCTCCTCAGGATAGATGTTCTGACCATTAGCGCCCAGCAGCATGTTCTTCGAACGGCCGTTGATAAAGACGTTACCCTCGGCATCCATCGTACCCAGGTCGCCCGTGTGATACCAGCCGTCCTTGTCGATGGTAGCAGCCGTAGCCTCCTCGTTCTTATAATAGCCCAACATCACGTTCAGTCCACGAGCCAGGATCTCGCCAGGCACACGCTCAGGATCGGGCGAGTCAATCTTCACCTCCATGTGCACCACGGCACGTCCGCACGACTTAGGTTTGAACGTCTGCCAGTCGGCATAACAGATGATGGGCGCACATTCCGTAGCGCCGTATCCCACCGTATAAGGGAAGTTGATGCGATGCATAAACTGCTCCACCTCCTGGTTGAAGGCAGCGCCACCGATAATCACCTCGTAGGCATTGTCGCCAAAGGCCCTCAGCACCTCTTTGCAGATCATCTCGCGCACCTTGGCCGAGATGATAGGCATCTGCAGCAGCAGGCGCATGCGGTTGTTCTGAATCTTGGGGAACACCTTCTTGCGGATAATCTTCTCGATGACCAGAGGCACGGCAATGATGATGCGAGGCTTCACCTCGGCAAAAGCCTGTGCGATGATGGCAGGCGATGGCGTACGGTTCAGGTAGAACACGTGACAGCCATGCAGGAACTCGAACAGAAACTCGAAGGCCATGCCATACATATGCGCCATGGGCAGGATCGAGATGATGTTGTCACCCTTCTTGATGGTTGCCCCCAGCACGTTGCAGGCAAAGTCGTAGTTCGACCAGAGGG from the Prevotella sp. E15-22 genome contains:
- a CDS encoding Crp/Fnr family transcriptional regulator — its product is MPNLSLTPRDVARELARRYSTMTHEELDILESVLVPMKFAKGEKILSEGQTCEHIYWIVKGLARQFYFKNGKELTEYMATENTIMMSIESLFKEKPSMQVIQALEPTLIYAMPKKELEAVAMRSVNIQILYRKILEESLIISQQHADMLRFESAQDRYQKLVKSCPQLVLRAPLVYIASYLQMTPETLSRVRTAVLMNS
- a CDS encoding AMP-binding protein; translated protein: MEKIPSFNELIQQSIIANWDMDALTDYKGQTLQYHDVARKIEKVHILFENSGVQKGDKIALCGRNSSQWAVAFIATLTYGAIAVPILHEFMPEQIHNIVNHSDAKLLFAGDYVAGIIDPEAMPHLEGIIRNTDYSLIVSRSEKLTYARENLNALYGQKYPKYFRQEHINYYIEQSPDELALINYTSGTTGFSKGVMIPYRALWSNYDFACNVLGATIKKGDNIISILPMAHMYGMAFEFLFEFLHGCHVFYLNRTPSPAIIAQAFAEVKPRIIIAVPLVIEKIIRKKVFPKIQNNRMRLLLQMPIISAKVREMICKEVLRAFGDNAYEVIIGGAAFNQEVEQFMHRINFPYTVGYGATECAPIICYADWQTFKPKSCGRAVVHMEVKIDSPDPERVPGEILARGLNVMLGYYKNEEATAATIDKDGWYHTGDLGTMDAEGNVFINGRSKNMLLGANGQNIYPEEIEDKLNSMTMVVESLVVQRDTKLVALVHPDLDEAKAMGFTKEDLQGIMEQNRDTLNQMLPAYEKIAEVEIHEEEFEKTPKKSIKRFLYK